A genomic stretch from candidate division KSB1 bacterium includes:
- the ypdA gene encoding YpdA family putative bacillithiol disulfide reductase: MTTAQEVNDVAIVGAGPGGLACAIAAQKHNLNYLVIEKGCLVNSVFYFPTNTTLFSTPELLEIGGIPFIIPAEKPSRRDLLGYYRRVTQHFDLKINLNEKVESISGRKGNFQIQTSRDKIYSAKNIVIATGQYDTPNLMSIPGEDLEKVSHYYTEAHSYYRKKVAIIGGKNSAVEAALDLYRHGAKVTVIHRGDDFGKSVKYWILPDIKNRVKEGKIRAYFNTTVKEIKEDSLLVEKDGVETELENDFVFALTGYRPDMGFLKNAGVEFDSKLTPVHDAETFETNVPGVYIAGVIIAGCEGSKVFIENTRNHGTKIIGHINGSNV; this comes from the coding sequence GTGACAACGGCTCAAGAGGTGAACGATGTCGCGATAGTAGGGGCAGGCCCCGGAGGGCTTGCCTGTGCAATCGCAGCTCAAAAGCACAACCTGAATTACCTGGTAATCGAAAAAGGGTGCCTTGTAAATTCGGTCTTTTATTTTCCCACCAACACGACTTTGTTTTCAACTCCCGAATTACTCGAAATAGGCGGCATTCCGTTTATTATACCGGCTGAAAAGCCTTCGCGGAGGGATCTGCTTGGATATTACCGAAGAGTTACGCAGCATTTTGATCTCAAGATCAATTTGAACGAGAAAGTCGAGTCGATTTCAGGACGAAAGGGCAATTTCCAAATTCAAACCAGTCGGGACAAAATTTATTCAGCGAAAAATATTGTCATCGCCACCGGGCAATATGACACCCCAAACCTGATGAGCATCCCGGGCGAGGACCTTGAGAAGGTGAGTCACTACTACACCGAGGCACATTCTTATTATCGCAAAAAAGTAGCGATCATCGGTGGCAAGAACTCTGCCGTCGAGGCAGCTCTCGATTTATACAGGCACGGCGCTAAAGTTACTGTCATTCATCGGGGAGATGATTTTGGCAAATCGGTTAAATATTGGATTTTGCCGGACATCAAAAATCGCGTAAAGGAAGGGAAAATTCGTGCCTATTTCAACACAACAGTTAAAGAGATTAAAGAAGACTCTTTGCTTGTTGAGAAAGACGGTGTCGAAACAGAGCTCGAAAATGATTTCGTGTTTGCCTTAACCGGTTACCGGCCGGATATGGGTTTTTTAAAAAACGCAGGTGTTGAGTTCGACTCCAAATTAACCCCGGTGCATGATGCAGAGACCTTTGAAACAAATGTTCCCGGGGTGTATATTGCCGGTGTCATAATAGCAGGATGTGAAGGCAGCAAAGTTTTTATCGAAAATACCCGTAATCATGGGACTAAAATCATAGGACATATAAATGGCTCAAACGTTTGA
- the lpdA gene encoding dihydrolipoyl dehydrogenase, producing the protein MAQTFDVAVIGGGPGGYVAAIRASQLGLKCVVIEKEKLGGLCLNWGCIPSKALLRSAEVYHLIQNASDYGISVGSLKFDSKKIIKRSRDAADKLSKGVQFLLRKNKIEHISGTGVISKPGVIQVSANGKAQEVKARNIVIATGGFTRSLPGVKIDKKKVISSREALILDKLPKSIIIIGGGPIGIEFAYFYNAFGVKCTIVEMMPGILPLEDIELTKILTRNFKKNGIDILTETKVESIKTSAKGVTVKVSGKGGAAKDLQGDVALMAVGFGGLVEGLGLEKLGVKVEKSFIKVDENYKTNVDGVYAIGDVIGPPLLAHVASAEGIYLVEKLAGQNPAPIDYDNIPGCTYCQPQVASVGMTEQKAIDAGHKVKVGRFPFLANGKSIAIGETEGLVKLVFDEKYGELLGAHIIGIEATDMIAELSVAKALETTPAEILKTVHAHPTLSEAVMEAAADALGEAIHI; encoded by the coding sequence ATGGCTCAAACGTTTGATGTCGCGGTTATCGGCGGCGGCCCCGGAGGGTATGTGGCAGCCATCCGAGCCTCCCAATTGGGGCTGAAATGTGTCGTCATCGAGAAGGAGAAGCTGGGCGGACTTTGTCTGAATTGGGGGTGCATTCCCAGCAAGGCGTTGCTGCGCAGCGCTGAGGTTTACCACCTTATTCAGAATGCCTCAGATTATGGAATTTCAGTTGGCAGCCTTAAATTCGACTCAAAAAAAATCATCAAGCGCAGCCGGGACGCCGCGGATAAATTGAGCAAGGGCGTGCAGTTTTTATTGAGAAAAAATAAAATCGAGCATATCTCCGGAACGGGCGTCATTTCCAAACCAGGCGTGATCCAGGTTTCGGCTAACGGCAAAGCTCAGGAAGTTAAGGCGAGAAATATCGTTATCGCAACCGGGGGATTTACCCGTTCTTTGCCGGGTGTAAAAATCGATAAGAAAAAAGTCATCTCCAGTCGCGAGGCGCTGATTCTGGACAAATTGCCCAAATCGATTATCATTATTGGCGGCGGCCCGATTGGGATTGAGTTTGCTTATTTTTATAATGCATTCGGAGTTAAGTGCACGATCGTTGAGATGATGCCAGGTATCCTGCCGCTGGAAGACATCGAGCTGACCAAAATTCTAACCAGAAATTTTAAGAAGAACGGCATCGATATTTTAACAGAAACAAAGGTTGAATCTATTAAGACAAGTGCAAAAGGTGTGACTGTTAAAGTAAGCGGCAAAGGCGGAGCCGCTAAAGATTTGCAGGGAGATGTGGCTTTGATGGCCGTGGGATTTGGCGGTTTGGTTGAGGGTTTGGGACTGGAAAAGTTGGGCGTGAAGGTCGAGAAGAGTTTCATCAAAGTTGATGAAAATTATAAAACCAATGTTGACGGGGTCTATGCAATCGGTGATGTTATCGGCCCGCCGCTGCTGGCGCATGTCGCCTCTGCCGAAGGAATTTACCTGGTCGAAAAGCTGGCCGGTCAAAATCCAGCTCCGATAGATTATGATAATATTCCGGGTTGTACTTACTGCCAGCCGCAAGTCGCCAGCGTGGGCATGACCGAGCAAAAAGCAATTGATGCGGGTCACAAAGTTAAAGTCGGCCGCTTTCCATTTCTAGCGAATGGCAAATCCATCGCTATTGGGGAAACCGAAGGCCTGGTGAAATTGGTGTTTGATGAAAAATACGGTGAGCTTTTAGGCGCGCATATTATAGGTATCGAAGCAACCGACATGATCGCTGAATTAAGCGTAGCCAAAGCGCTTGAAACCACGCCAGCGGAAATTTTAAAAACCGTTCATGCCCATCCGACTCTTTCCGAGGCAGTGATGGAAGCCGCGGCGGATGCACTTGGAGAGGCGATTCATATCTAA